A genomic stretch from Deltaproteobacteria bacterium includes:
- the alr gene encoding alanine racemase: MSIKEDQKYRSWVEVDLDNFTKNWNVMKRLVGPEVKILQVVKADAYGHGAIEISNVALKNGAVLLGVANADEGVQLRVSGITAPIIILSPSTGSEIDEIIKYNLIPSVSDLNFARELQRKSKKSDIRTPIHIEVDTGMGRGGTIHHEAFTMIQEILGFSSIIIEGIFTHLSSSETINDYNDMQWKLFKALLDELEKHHIVIPVKHMANSGAVLNYPLFHLDMVRPGLMSYGIYPGPETKAKAELAPVMSFKTRVVLIKEFPGGYSIGYGRSYITDKPTKIATIPVGYGDGYGRILSNQGEALIRGKRAPIVGRVSMDMCTIDVSHIDDCQIGNEVVLMGSQGNEYISVDEIADKVKTISYEILCALGKRAPRVFLHKGKTNTVEPRLRRIFIPDEEKSIARIDTIVRHCFQTRARNEELGNAIYYEMFETLFGKEDRQLELRTNFKYDISITEFSKEEILRDHSAKDYFKVTTHVEYVKTIKNPIFMIGCALNDEQLAAFFDDKQCEYRWLLNRVDDLVIERDFRVDRVRFDNEDIPIIRTDSTERGYEVWCGDDKLKKKLNKQAKVEIEIVTKKSKSNNTFSVYLVYPTRGLDISFNYEGVNFKYVREVSFFAGKQPYPEVIREQGKSIRLRISDHEWIFPNSGVTFFWGF; this comes from the coding sequence ATGTCAATAAAAGAAGATCAGAAATATAGAAGCTGGGTAGAGGTCGACCTCGACAATTTCACGAAAAACTGGAATGTGATGAAACGATTGGTCGGCCCTGAAGTAAAAATTCTTCAGGTAGTCAAGGCAGATGCCTATGGCCACGGAGCGATTGAAATTTCCAACGTCGCCCTGAAAAATGGCGCCGTTCTTTTAGGTGTTGCCAATGCAGACGAAGGGGTACAGCTCCGGGTCAGTGGGATAACAGCGCCTATTATTATCCTAAGCCCCTCCACGGGTTCCGAAATTGATGAAATCATTAAATACAATTTAATACCATCAGTTTCGGATCTCAACTTTGCCCGGGAACTTCAAAGAAAAAGTAAAAAGTCAGACATACGGACGCCAATCCACATCGAAGTGGATACGGGGATGGGAAGAGGCGGAACGATCCACCACGAGGCTTTCACTATGATACAAGAAATCCTTGGGTTTTCCAGTATCATCATTGAAGGCATATTTACTCACCTTTCATCCAGTGAAACCATAAATGACTATAATGATATGCAGTGGAAGCTTTTCAAGGCGCTTCTGGATGAACTTGAAAAACACCACATCGTGATTCCCGTCAAACACATGGCAAACAGCGGAGCCGTCCTCAATTATCCCCTGTTTCACCTGGATATGGTGCGACCCGGTCTCATGTCTTATGGCATTTATCCCGGACCTGAAACAAAGGCAAAAGCAGAACTTGCACCCGTCATGAGTTTCAAAACGAGAGTGGTCCTCATTAAGGAGTTTCCCGGTGGATACAGCATCGGGTACGGCCGGTCTTATATAACGGATAAGCCGACGAAGATAGCAACGATACCGGTTGGATACGGTGACGGATACGGACGCATTCTTTCCAATCAGGGCGAGGCCCTGATCAGGGGGAAGCGGGCGCCGATCGTCGGCCGTGTCTCCATGGATATGTGCACCATCGACGTCAGCCATATTGATGATTGTCAGATCGGCAACGAGGTTGTCCTGATGGGAAGCCAGGGTAATGAATACATCTCGGTTGATGAGATTGCCGATAAGGTAAAAACGATCAGCTATGAAATTCTCTGTGCCTTGGGCAAAAGGGCGCCGCGGGTCTTTTTGCATAAAGGAAAAACAAATACGGTGGAGCCCCGATTGAGGAGGATATTCATTCCTGATGAAGAAAAATCAATCGCACGGATCGACACTATCGTTCGTCACTGCTTTCAGACAAGGGCGCGGAATGAAGAACTGGGAAATGCCATATATTACGAGATGTTTGAAACGCTCTTTGGTAAAGAAGACCGGCAGTTGGAGCTGCGGACGAATTTCAAATATGATATCAGCATAACAGAGTTTTCAAAGGAAGAAATCCTTAGAGACCATTCAGCAAAGGATTATTTCAAGGTCACCACCCATGTCGAATACGTCAAGACCATAAAAAATCCCATCTTCATGATAGGTTGCGCCCTTAATGATGAACAGTTGGCCGCATTTTTCGATGATAAGCAATGCGAATACCGGTGGCTTTTAAATCGAGTGGACGATCTCGTCATTGAGAGGGATTTCAGAGTCGACAGGGTACGCTTTGACAATGAAGATATCCCGATTATCAGGACAGATAGTACGGAAAGAGGTTATGAAGTCTGGTGCGGCGATGATAAACTTAAGAAGAAATTGAACAAGCAGGCCAAGGTAGAAATCGAGATCGTCACGAAGAAATCTAAAAGTAACAATACTTTCTCGGTCTATCTTGTCTACCCTACCAGAGGTTTAGACATATCGTTCAACTATGAGGGAGTAAACTTTAAATATGTGAGAGAGGTCAGTTTCTTCGCCGGGAAACAGCCATATCCGGAGGTCATCAGGGAACAAGGGAAATCGATCAGGCTCCGCATCAGTGACCATGAATGGATATTCCCTAACAGCGGTGTTACGTTTTTCTGGGGTTTTTGA
- a CDS encoding D-alanine--D-alanine ligase → MKKLRIGIIFGGMSSEREVSLNSGRNVYDNLDTEFYQGIPIFMDDQGRLWIITWQLISQNTTVDISERLEKEARRISYEDIRKEIDFAFISLHGKYGDDGCIQGLLELLGIPYTGPGILASALGMDKHMQQKILKDAGLDVPDSVIVLERDWREGRSEVKKKLFEHFKFPFFTKPTREGSSIGVTAIKDEDSLERGIEEALKWDTAVLVEEYLDGIEFSCIVLEEDGEAKTLDLTEIYPQSEYYTYDDKYMPGRCRKFTPPKNISPDVVEKIKREVLKAYNALGFRSYGRIDGFLTKDGRILITDPNSSSGMAPSSFFFEQAACAGMLPTMIISKLIQNAIKIHQEKQGPL, encoded by the coding sequence ATGAAAAAGTTAAGAATTGGCATCATATTCGGCGGCATGTCTTCAGAAAGAGAGGTTTCACTAAACAGCGGCAGGAACGTTTATGATAATCTTGATACTGAATTTTACCAGGGAATACCGATATTCATGGATGATCAGGGACGTCTGTGGATCATCACGTGGCAACTCATTTCTCAAAACACCACCGTCGATATATCGGAGCGTCTTGAAAAAGAGGCACGAAGGATATCATATGAAGACATAAGGAAGGAGATTGATTTTGCTTTCATTTCTCTTCATGGAAAATATGGGGATGATGGATGCATCCAGGGACTTCTGGAACTCCTGGGAATACCCTATACAGGCCCAGGTATACTGGCATCAGCACTCGGTATGGACAAACACATGCAGCAGAAAATACTGAAAGATGCAGGGCTTGATGTTCCCGATAGCGTTATTGTCCTTGAAAGGGATTGGCGGGAAGGAAGATCTGAAGTCAAGAAAAAACTCTTTGAGCATTTTAAATTCCCGTTCTTTACAAAGCCCACGAGAGAAGGATCAAGTATTGGCGTTACTGCTATCAAAGACGAAGATTCCCTCGAAAGAGGGATCGAAGAGGCACTGAAATGGGATACTGCTGTCCTGGTCGAGGAGTATCTTGACGGGATAGAATTCTCATGCATCGTTTTAGAAGAGGATGGAGAAGCAAAAACTCTTGACCTCACTGAGATTTACCCACAAAGCGAATATTATACCTATGATGATAAATACATGCCGGGGAGATGCAGGAAATTTACCCCGCCGAAGAATATTTCCCCTGATGTGGTGGAAAAGATCAAAAGAGAAGTTCTTAAAGCCTATAATGCCTTGGGATTCAGATCCTATGGCAGGATCGACGGGTTTCTTACAAAAGACGGCCGGATCCTCATTACTGATCCTAATTCATCATCCGGCATGGCCCCTTCTTCCTTCTTCTTTGAACAGGCGGCCTGTGCCGGAATGCTTCCTACAATGATTATATCCAAGCTGATACAGAACGCTATCAAAATCCACCAGGAAAAACAGGGACCACTGTAG